The proteins below are encoded in one region of Bacillota bacterium:
- a CDS encoding PHP domain-containing protein, with translation MSAIAVDRGTEEGRRAAGVGGADMGAGPGEGRFDLHVHTTASDGTWDPARVVREAARLGLAGVAITDHDTVAGVAEGVAEGARAGITVVPGVEVGAERGSEEVHVLGYFVDVDHRGLRATLLRLQGSRERRMERMAERVARLGMPVSLQRVRELAAGGALGRPHMARALVEAGYATSVKEAFERFLERGRPGYVPREHISPEAAVGVIREAGGAGVLAHPGLLRDDSFIPDLVACGLAGIEVYYPEHGPEAVARYRAMARRLGLMATGGSDFHGGPDYPARLGQVTVPARVVADLARLARVP, from the coding sequence GTGAGTGCGATCGCCGTGGACCGGGGGACCGAAGAGGGACGCAGGGCTGCCGGTGTCGGCGGGGCCGATATGGGAGCCGGGCCGGGGGAGGGACGGTTCGACCTCCACGTGCACACCACCGCTTCCGACGGCACCTGGGATCCTGCCCGCGTGGTCCGGGAGGCGGCCCGGCTGGGCTTGGCCGGGGTGGCTATCACCGACCACGACACGGTGGCGGGAGTCGCCGAGGGGGTGGCAGAAGGTGCGCGGGCGGGGATCACCGTGGTACCCGGGGTGGAGGTGGGGGCCGAGCGGGGCAGCGAAGAAGTGCACGTGCTCGGGTACTTCGTAGACGTCGACCACCGGGGCCTGCGCGCGACACTGCTCCGGTTGCAGGGTAGCAGGGAGCGGCGGATGGAACGCATGGCAGAGAGGGTGGCCCGGTTGGGAATGCCGGTTTCCCTCCAGCGGGTGAGGGAGTTGGCCGCAGGGGGTGCCCTCGGTCGCCCCCACATGGCCCGCGCCCTGGTAGAGGCGGGATACGCGACTTCGGTGAAAGAGGCTTTTGAGCGTTTCCTGGAACGGGGACGTCCCGGATATGTGCCGCGGGAGCACATCTCCCCGGAGGCGGCCGTGGGGGTGATCCGGGAGGCGGGCGGTGCGGGCGTGCTGGCCCATCCGGGTTTGTTGCGCGACGACAGCTTCATCCCGGACCTGGTGGCCTGTGGCCTGGCGGGGATCGAGGTGTACTACCCGGAGCACGGACCGGAAGCGGTGGCCAGGTACAGGGCGATGGCCCGCAGGCTGGGATTGATGGCGACGGGAGGCTCCGACTTCCACGGCGGTCCGGACTATCCGGCCAGATTGGGCCAGGTGACAGTGCCGGCGCGCGTGGTGGCGGACCTGGCCCGGCTGGCCCGGGTTCCCTGA
- a CDS encoding TldD/PmbA family protein has product MKIGPMTAAIGPRLETVLEACRAQGCSYADVRWVRREQEEIRWRNGRLLGVSRPRSEGYGIRVLVEGSWGFAATASATSEDLARTAREAVAIARASRSAGGPAVQLAPQEPQHGFYATPVKRDPFAVPLEEKLALLEDADRLMRAVGGAVRVTEAMVGARRERKVLATSEGTLAEQELVSTGAGMQATAARNGEVQFRSHPNAHRGHWEAAGWEAVERMRLREHAERVGREAGQLLDAPSCPEGMTTLILDGRQMALQLHESCGHPVELDRVLGQEAAYAGTSFLEPGLRGRYRYGSPEVNIVADATVPGGLGTFGWDDEGVPAQRVGLVDGGMFTGFLTSRETAPRVGERSNGAMRGDGWNRIPLIRMTNINLEPGDWTLDEMVRDTPQGIYMEINRSWSIDDRRLNFQFGCEAAWEIRDGSRVRMLKNPTYTGITPEFWGSCDAVGDQDHWRMWGTPNCGKGQPGQVVSVGHGAAPARFHRVRVGVGTRSTPTT; this is encoded by the coding sequence GTGAAGATAGGGCCCATGACGGCCGCCATCGGCCCGCGTCTCGAAACCGTGCTGGAGGCGTGTCGCGCTCAGGGGTGCAGCTACGCCGACGTCCGCTGGGTGCGGCGCGAGCAGGAGGAGATCAGGTGGCGCAACGGCCGCCTGCTGGGGGTGAGCCGGCCGCGTAGCGAAGGCTACGGTATCCGGGTGCTGGTGGAGGGAAGCTGGGGCTTTGCCGCCACAGCTTCGGCCACGAGCGAGGATCTGGCCAGGACTGCCCGGGAGGCAGTGGCCATCGCCCGGGCCAGCCGTAGCGCGGGCGGGCCTGCGGTGCAGCTGGCGCCCCAGGAACCGCAGCACGGTTTCTACGCCACCCCGGTGAAGAGGGACCCTTTTGCGGTGCCGCTGGAGGAGAAGCTCGCTCTCCTGGAGGACGCAGACCGGCTCATGCGGGCCGTCGGCGGTGCCGTGCGGGTCACGGAGGCCATGGTGGGGGCACGGCGGGAGAGAAAGGTGCTGGCCACCAGCGAGGGCACGCTGGCGGAACAGGAACTGGTGAGCACGGGCGCGGGCATGCAGGCCACTGCCGCCAGAAACGGGGAGGTCCAGTTCCGCAGCCATCCGAATGCCCACCGCGGCCACTGGGAGGCAGCCGGGTGGGAAGCGGTGGAGCGCATGCGCCTGCGCGAGCACGCGGAACGGGTAGGGCGGGAAGCCGGGCAGTTGCTGGATGCGCCTTCCTGCCCGGAGGGAATGACCACGCTTATCCTGGACGGCCGCCAGATGGCCCTGCAGCTGCACGAGTCCTGCGGCCACCCCGTGGAACTGGACCGGGTGCTGGGTCAGGAAGCGGCATATGCGGGCACCAGCTTCCTGGAGCCGGGGCTGCGGGGCCGCTACCGCTACGGCTCGCCCGAGGTGAACATCGTGGCCGACGCCACCGTCCCCGGGGGTCTGGGCACATTCGGATGGGACGACGAGGGGGTTCCCGCGCAGCGCGTTGGCCTGGTGGACGGGGGCATGTTCACCGGCTTTCTCACCTCCCGGGAGACGGCGCCGCGGGTGGGAGAGAGGTCCAACGGGGCCATGCGCGGGGACGGCTGGAACCGCATTCCCCTCATCCGCATGACCAACATAAACCTGGAACCGGGTGACTGGACTCTGGACGAGATGGTCCGCGACACGCCCCAGGGGATCTACATGGAGATCAACCGGTCCTGGTCCATCGACGATCGGCGCCTGAACTTCCAGTTCGGATGCGAGGCGGCCTGGGAGATCCGGGACGGCTCCCGTGTCCGCATGCTCAAGAACCCCACCTACACGGGCATAACCCCCGAGTTCTGGGGAAGCTGTGATGCCGTGGGCGACCAGGACCACTGGCGCATGTGGGGTACCCCCAACTGCGGCAAAGGTCAACCCGGCCAGGTGGTCAGCGTGGGCCACGGAGCCGCACCCGCTCGTTTCCACCGGGTCAGAGTAGGAGTGGGAACCCGCTCCACCCCGACCACCTGA